Proteins from a genomic interval of Nitrospirota bacterium:
- the thiE gene encoding thiamine phosphate synthase produces the protein MTGPIHSMHNRLYIILDPSVCPGRPLVEVLTIAAEAGASLFQYRNKTASMKAAYAEALILRRAAAQAGVLFIVNDRCDLALAVDADGVHLGQGDLPLDMARKVMGPDKLIGISTHNTDQVIAARAGKPDYLGFGPIFKPGSKQDHDPLVGLEGLRTVRSSTALPVFAIGGIQVEQVQAVMQAGADGVAVISAILKATDVREAVRSFLDRMPSPASPAS, from the coding sequence ATGACCGGCCCCATCCACTCCATGCACAACCGCCTCTACATCATTCTCGATCCGTCGGTCTGTCCTGGCCGCCCCCTGGTGGAGGTCCTGACGATCGCAGCTGAGGCCGGCGCATCGCTCTTTCAATATCGCAACAAAACCGCTTCGATGAAGGCCGCCTACGCGGAGGCCCTGATCCTCAGACGAGCCGCAGCACAGGCCGGGGTTCTCTTTATCGTGAACGATCGCTGCGACTTGGCATTGGCGGTGGATGCTGATGGCGTGCATTTGGGGCAGGGGGATTTGCCACTCGATATGGCAAGGAAGGTGATGGGGCCGGACAAGTTGATCGGGATCTCTACGCATAATACGGATCAGGTCATAGCAGCCCGCGCAGGGAAACCGGACTACCTTGGATTTGGCCCAATCTTCAAACCTGGCTCCAAGCAAGACCACGACCCGCTTGTGGGGCTTGAGGGGTTACGGACGGTGCGGTCGTCCACGGCGTTACCTGTCTTTGCCATTGGGGGAATTCAGGTCGAGCAGGTTCAGGCAGTCATGCAGGCAGGAGCGGATGGAGTGGCCGTCATCTCAGCCATCTTGAAAGCCACAGATGTTCGAGAGGCCGTCAGGAGTTTTCTCGACCGGATGCCGTCACCAGCTTCGCCAGCGTCATAA